One Stigmatopora nigra isolate UIUO_SnigA chromosome 1, RoL_Snig_1.1, whole genome shotgun sequence DNA segment encodes these proteins:
- the LOC144202302 gene encoding uncharacterized protein LOC144202302 codes for MLKSVLVVLLLTLSGVQAAPIATLKGMPKTIRLFDDSQQNNIFGHLPVLKQGLDQNLIEGQTEHWLEGEVPNDVTAQRIGGGWVQVEEPSYHLPDGFRQGIEPFSKIPDDFRQGTEPSLKIKDSFRQGTEPFMRISDGFRQGTEPFMRIPDGFRQGTEPFMWIPDGSRQGTEPIISSPEGVIERTEAFMPMLKTFRQRNEPVVSILDSVKQGTDSFLPITDGFRHGKEPFFKSPDGFGLGTEPFLKIPDDLRQGTNPFLPTLGGFIQGQEDLLPFLDGFRQETEPSRSIVGFRKGPVPVISIPDRKGTEMVVEKEKRQVSQRCKGEVIYGKCYELNLMRLAFKEAQALCKSFNPQSELASITSRHLHSRLVSMVTNSGEQSTQLTWLGATVKNQQASWLDGSEMNYSDWMPGQPNIHTDKPICVEMFKIDKSWWTVADCDKKRASICSYPINA; via the exons ATGCTCAAGtcagtgctggtggtgcttctCCTGACGCTATCTG GAGTTCAAGCTGCTCCAATTGCAACCCTGAAAGGAATGCCAAAGACCATTAGACTCTTTGATGACTCACAGCAGAATAACATCTTCGGACATCTTCCTGTCCTAAAACAAG GTTTGGACCAAAACCTTATTGAAGGTCAGACAGAACACTGGCTGGAAGGTGAAG TCCCCAATGACGTGACAGCACAGAGAATTGGAGGTGGATGGGTTCAAGTTGAGGAACCCTCTTATCACCTTCCAGATGGCTTCAGACAGGGAATAGAGCCTTTTTCAAAGATTCCAGATGATTTCAGACAGGGAACTGAACCTTCCTTAAAGATCAAGGATAGTTTTAGACAGGGAACAGAACCCTTCATGCGGATCTCAGATGGTTTCAGACAGGGAACAGAACCCTTCATGCGGATTCCTGATGGTTTCAGACAGGGAACAGAACCCTTCATGTGGATCCCAGATGGTTCCAGACAGGGAACTGAACCAATCATTTCTAGCCCTGAAGGTGTCATTGAGAGGACAGAAGCCTTCATGCCCATGCTGAAAACCTTTAGACAAAGAAATGAACCAGTAGTTTCTATCCTAGATAGTGTCAAACAGGGAACAGATTCCTTCCTCCCAATCACAGATGGTTTCAGACATGGAAAAGAACCTTTCTTCAAGAGTCCAGATGGTTTCGGACTGGGAACAGAACCCTTCTTAAAGATTCCAGATGATTTGAGACAAGGAACCAACCCCTTCTTGCCAACCCTAGGTGGTTTTATACAGGGCCAAGAAGACCTACTGCCATTTCTAGATGGTTTCAGACAGGAAACTGAACCATCTAGGTCAATTGTTGGTTTCAGAAAGGGACCAGTACCAGTGATTTCTATCCCAGATAGAAAGGGAACAGAAATGGtggttgaaaaagaaaagagacaGGTATCACAGAGATGTAAAGGGGAGGTCATTTATGGAAAGTGCTATGAGTTAAATCTGATGAGATTGGCTTTTAAAGAAGCTCAG gctTTATGCAAGTCTTTTAACCCACAATCTGAGCTGGCATCTATAACTAGCAGGCACCTTCATTCCCGCCTAGTTTCTATGGTTACCAATAGTGGTGAGCAGAGCACACAGTTGACATGGTTGGGAGCTACAGTTAAG aaccagcaggccTCATGGCTTGATGGCTCAGAGATGAATTACAGTGACTGGATGCCGGGTCAGCCCAACATTCACACAGACAAGCCTATCTGTGTGGAGATGTTTAAGATTG ATAAAAGCTGGTGGACGGTCGCTGACTGTGATAAAAAAAGAGCATCCATTTGCTCTTACCCAATTAATGCATAA